A window of the Parambassis ranga chromosome 17, fParRan2.1, whole genome shotgun sequence genome harbors these coding sequences:
- the LOC114449234 gene encoding coiled-coil domain-containing protein 39-like: protein MEIMSGVLDPVLAEVGWDSRYAVPELNAENKALLEEICRKERERTQLEDKLEKNKEQKKNMANYLKNIKEELENTEALCEAKEREIELEKHLTALAERETSRLTQDTAKMENELSSLGERKNTLENNIFKAKQKLEEFRQQMNWDQQTMDCFLEESAGKYEDTMAINKYAQQDEQRIKSLILVIEKKSVEANEKLKALDKEKTETKLAQLALDKVTENLQQAHLETQQLTHLWENTIKYMKQQDAEMQQCALQLAQANQKLREKKAAIAEKKHLMEIQRDNRKETERKSAVANKQAVKLRQELKGQESDSGRLQDELKSCKGNLERKTSDVKMLTSHISTMKKDIQDYNDKLKEAKIHNAALEEKLKVVTQTALSEEERAAQMEQFLRDEEQASKELDIQLRDYNSELSHHKEHLQAIRMKKKDSAAQLSRSKSTIVRLHNQLKKQEEEITRQQTILRQVDSRNNALNKKLERLRGDDIPSDEKQMLDVKIAELTKHLEEKKTTAKMLTDMLKESETHIRCQKKEMEKSAAQKKDLTDKVEELNLFCSTSEKDLKKVRQRKQDSMVEHKFMKLEVERMRDLLYNKADGVLSLEKRKLNLQKAMKEREDEIKVYKEMLSQQLKLGEQERQRLSAELNEKLSKIETLKKRFEVVTLTKAGPEAEGEHSQAYYITKVAQEKGELKQKGDELDAKIHKLELENSALENTNQLFSNSNSVYRKSFNKAEESSPDYQEKLKLEEQLRAAEVKLKDNKRQIQELQQDMQERNKTLQNLQQEEQEEGEKMRINQTLLEKLNKDITVQKEKIDRATKQCSKLTKQIRSAKKTKSETLEEKDIKVTEMKEFNKVIDKMLNEAMEKNPDVRPALEKYFLQDNLSLPPPPSTPSTQRSFRTNSARSSTTSRPPASSASSRGASAPQPPTVKMVGLDLNLPVTSSPLTTSRRSSSGSSTKSGSSTKRNL, encoded by the exons atttgtagaaaagagagagagcggacacaactggaagacaaactggagaaaaacaaggaacaaaagaagaacatggccaattacctaaagaatattaaagaagagctggaaaacactgag GCTTTGTGtgaggcaaaggagagagagatagagttagagaaacacctgacagccCTCGCGGAGAGAGAAACCAGCCGCCTGACTCAGGACACAGCTAAGATGGAGAATGAGCTCAGCTCcttaggagagaggaaaaacacgctggag aacaacattttcaaggccaaacagaagctggaggagttcaggcagcagatgaactgggaccagcagacaatggattgctttttggaggagtcagcaggcaaatatgaggacacgatggccatcaacaaatacgctcagcaagatgagcagaggatcaag tcgctcattctggtgatagagaagaagtctgtggaggccaatgaaaagctcaaagcactcgataaagagaagactgagacaaaattagcccag cttgcattggataaggtgacagagaatctgcagcaggctcacctggagacacagcagcttacccacctgtgggaaaacactatcaagtacatgaagcaacaggatgctgagatgcagcagtgtgcactg cAACTTGCCCAAGCCAACCAGAAGCTGAGGGAAAAGAAGGCCGCcattgcagagaagaagcacctgatggagatccagagggacaacaggaaagaaaccgagaggaagtcagcggtggccaacaaacaggcagtaaaaCTGCGGCAGGAGCTGAAGGGGCAGGAGAGTGACAgtggcaggctgcaggatgag ctgaaaagctgcaaagGCAACCTAGAGAGAAAAACCTctgatgtgaagatgctgacgtcccacatatccacgatgaagaaggacatccaggactacaatgacaa actgaaggaagccaagatccacaatgctgcgctggaggagaaactgaaggttGTGACTCAGACTGCcctcagtgaggaggagagagcagcacagatggagcAGTTCCTCAGAGATGAGGAGCAGGCCAGTAAG GAGTTGGACATCCAGCTGCGTGACTACAACTCAGAGCTGTCTCACCATAAAGAGCACCTGCAGGCTATCAGGATGAAAAAGAAGGATTCTGCTGCGCAACTTTCAAGGAGTAAATCCACCATTGTGCGCCTGCATAACCAGctcaaaaaacaggaggaggaaattaCAAGGCAGCAGACCATCTTGAGACAAGTG GACAGTCGGAACAATGCACTGAATAAAAAACTGGAACGCCTGCGAGGAGATGACATTCcatcagatgaaaaacaaatgctggATGTGAAGATTGCTGAGCTGACCAAACacctagaggagaaaaaaaccacAGCTAAGATGCTCACTGACATGCTCAAAGagtctgag ACTCATATTCGCTGccagaagaaggagatggagaagTCAGCAGCTCAGAAGAAAGATTTGACCGACAAAGTGGAGGAGCTCAACTTGTTCTGTAGTACCAGTGAGAAGGACCTGAAGAAAgtccgacagaggaaacag gacagcatggtggagcacaagtttatgaagctagaggtggagcgtatgagggatctgctgtacaacaaggcagatggcgtgctgtctttggagaagaggaagctgaacctgcagaaagctatgaaagagagggaggatgagatcaaagtgtacaaagaaatgctcagccagcagctgaagctcggtgaacaggagaggcagagactcag TGCTGAACTCAATGAGAAACTGTCCAAGATTGAAACTTTGAAGAAACGTTTTGAGGTTGTGACCCTGACCAAGGCAGGTCCTGAGGCGGAGGGGGAGCACTCACAGGCTTACTACATCACTAAG gttgcacaagagaaaggggaacttaagcagaagggtgatgagctggatgctaaaatccacaagctggagctggaaaacagcgctctggagaacaccaaccagctgttcagcaactctaactctgtataccgcaaatctttcaacaaagctgaagaatcca gtccggactatcaggagaagttgaagctggaggagcagctgagagctgctgaagtgaagctgaaggataacaaacgacagatccaggagctccaacaggacatgcag gaaaggaacaagACTCTGCAGAACCTGCAAcaagaggagcaagaggagggagaaaagatgagaataaatcagacactcctggagaaactgaacaaagacatcactgttcagaaggagaaaatcgacagagccacaaaacag tgctccAAGCTGACCAAACAGATCCGCTCAGCCAAAAAAACCAAGAGTGAGACTTTGGAAGAGAaggacattaaagtgacagagatgaaggaatttaacaaggttattgacaagatgctgaatgaggccatggagaaaaacccagacgtcagaccggcgctggagaaatacttcctgcag gacaatctgtctcttccacctcctccttcaactccttccacccagcggagcttcaggacaaactctgcccgcagctcgaccacttccag acctcctgcatcctcagccagcagccgtggagcctctgctccacagccccccacagtgaagatggtgggactggacttgaaTCTGCCTgtgacctcctctcctctcaccaccTCCAGACGTTCCAGCTCAgggagcagcacaaagagcggcagcagcacaaagaggaacCTGTAG